From a region of the Vanessa atalanta chromosome 13, ilVanAtal1.2, whole genome shotgun sequence genome:
- the LOC125068535 gene encoding E3 ubiquitin-protein ligase RNF25 encodes MASVDMRVYDEIEALEAILIEDLAVKHDDGVPIIETVVHPSTGDQIDLQYVCVTLVVKLTPDYPESSPEVFLKNSRGLDDSLLSDIDLKIKEKLDRHVGNPIVFELIEIVREYLTKWNLPSGQCVICLHGFVKGDVFIKTPCYHHFHSNCLAKHLINSKKYYMEEYEKLPNWQRAQSLPYQQTCPVCRCAISFDVKTLEEAPPPIESINAPPFRLTAELKALQARMSAMLARQVERGGVVGSGDDGPPLLTISTAADNEEPRSSTSGAQRETNSERVVPSTSTDNTPDQPYRGPYRGFNRRAKPGRRGRGAAR; translated from the exons ATGGCCTCTGTCGATATGAG AGTATACGACGAAATCGAAGCTCTTGAAGCTATACTGATCGAAGACCTTGCTGTAAAGCATGATGATGGGGTGCCAATAATTGAGACCGTGGTACATCCATCGACTGGGGATCAAATCGATCTGCAGTATGTATGCGTTACGCTGGTGGTCAAGTTAACCCCAGATTACCCTGAAAGTAGCCCCGAGGTGTTCCTAAAGAACTCGAGAGGTCTGGATGATTCGTTGTTATCTGATATCGATTTGAAAATTAAGGAGAAATTGGATAGACATGTCGGAAATCCGATTGTTTTCGAATTGATTGAG aTTGTCCGTGAATATCTTACTAAATGGAACTTACCAAGTGGTCAGTGTGTCATTTGTCTTCATGGCTTTGTCAAGGGCGACGTCTTTATAAAGACGCCTTGCTACCATCATTTCCACAGCAACTGCTTGGCTAAGCATTTGATTAACAGCAAGAAGTACTATATGGAGGAGTATGAGAAGCTGCCCAACTGGCAGAGGGCTCAATCGTTACCATACCAG CAAACATGCCCTGTTTGCCGCTGCGCAATATCATTCGACGTGAAGACCCTGGAGGAAGCTCCTCCACCAATTGAATCCATAAACGCTCCACCATTTCGCTTGACTGCTGAGTTAAag GCTCTGCAGGCGCGCATGTCGGCGATGTTGGCGCGGCAGGTGGAGCGCGGCGGAGTGGTGGGCTCCGGGGACGACGGGCCGCCGCTGCTGACCATCTCTACTGCCGCAGACAACGAG gaGCCGAGGAGCTCTACCAGCGGTGCTCAGCGAGAGACGAATAGTGAGCGCGTCGTGCCCAGCACCTCCACTGATAACACGCCTGATCAGCCCTACCGTGGGCCATACCG CGGGTTCAACCGGCGCGCCAAGCCGGGCCGGCGCGGCCGCGGCGCTGCGCGGTGA